One window of Lacerta agilis isolate rLacAgi1 chromosome 14, rLacAgi1.pri, whole genome shotgun sequence genomic DNA carries:
- the LOC117058726 gene encoding olfactory receptor 958-like, whose amino-acid sequence MRNHTVILEFILLGIPHTEGIHNILFAVFLSFYLTTLLGNLLILSAIITDARLHTPMYWFLCNLSVVDLGFSSISTPKFLANIWAGSRTISLGGCMCQVFFYHFLGSTECLLYTVMAYDRYAAICHPLRYTVIMNRKVCALLAAGTWFTSSFHATILTSLTFTLPYCRTNEVDYFLCDIFPVVKLACADTYIIETVSFTNIGVVPMACFCLILTSYVRIAISVLKMRSAESRRKAASTCASHLTVVCFFFGPCALLYTQPSLSDVLATPIQIFCNVVTPMLNPIIYTLRNKEVQAAFKRMKGA is encoded by the coding sequence ATGCGAAACCACACTGTCATCTTGGAATTCATTCTCCTTGGCATCCCCCACACCGAAGGCATACACAACATCCTCTTTGccgtctttctatctttctaCCTCACCACTTTGCTCGGCAACCTCCTCATCCTCTCTGCCATCATCACTGATGCTCGCCTCCACACTCCCATGTACTGGTTCCTCTGCAATCTCTCTGTGGTAGACCTGGGCTTCTCCTCCATCAGCACTCCCAAGTTCCTGGCCAACATCTGGGCAGGGAGCAGAACCATCTCCTTAGGTGGTTGCATGTGCCAGGTCTTCTTCTACCACTTCCTGGGAAGCACTGAGTGCCTCCTCTACACTGTCATGGCCTATGATCGCTATGCCGCCATCTGCCACCCACTGAGGTACACGGTCATCATGAACCGGAAAGTGTGTGCCCTTCTGGCAGCGGGCACGTGGTTCACTAGTTCGTTCCATGCCACCATTTTGACCAGCTTGACCTTCACGTTGCCTTACTGCAGAACCAATGAGGTGGACTACTTCTTGTGCGACATCTTCCCAGTGGTCAAGCTAGCCTGCGCTGACACCTACATCATTGAGACGGTGAGCTTCACCAACATTGGCGTGGTGCCCATGGCCTGCTTCTGCCTCATCCTCACATCCTATGTCAGAATTGCCATCTCGGTCCTGAAGATGCGCTCGGCGGAAAGCCGGCGCAAGGCAGCTTCCACCTGTGCGTCCCATTTGACTGTCGTTTGCTTCTTCTTTGGGCCTTGTGCTCTCCTCTACACCCAGCCGTCCCTGAGCGATGTGTTAGCTACACCCATCCAGATTTTCTGCAACGTGGTCACTCCGATGTTGAACCCCATCATCTACACTCTGCGGAACAAGGAGGTTCAGGCAGCTTTCAAGAGGATGAAAGGTGCTTAG
- the LOC117058992 gene encoding olfactory receptor 10G6-like: protein MECENQTALMYFVLLGIPHPPELHAALFCFFVSIYLLTLLSNLLVLLAVICEPQLHKPMYWFLYHLSVLDIATSTVVVPKLIAGFLEGGGTISFAGCVSQLFSYHFVGCTECFLYTLMAYDRFLAICRPLHYGTLMNRNACLWLAIGTWGGGCLHSAMETALTFRLPYGPGNEVRYIFCDIPAVLKLACADTTLNEMVTLIDVGLVAMTCVFLLLVSYMYIVLAVLRIRSAEGRRRAFSTCTSHIIIVMICYIPLTFTYLRPGAQDPLGGVVAVFYTTVTPFLNPVIYTLRNKEMKAAVLRLRDRKT, encoded by the coding sequence ATGGAGTGTGAAAATCAAACAGCCCTGATGTATTTTGTCCTCTTGGGGATTCCACACCCACCTGAGCTACATGCtgctttattttgcttctttgtgTCCATCTACTTGCTGACCCTCCTTAGTAATCTCCTTGTCCTCTTAGCTGTGATATGTGAACCACAGCTGCACAAGCCCATGTACTGGTTCCTCTACCACTTGTCCGTCTTGGACATTGCCACCTCGACCGTAGTGGTGCCCAAATTGATTGCTGGGTTTCTAGAGGGTGGTGGGACCATCTCCTTTGCGGGTTGTGTGAGCCAACTCTTCTCCTACCACTTTGTGGGGTGCACAGAATGCTTCCTCTACACCCTGATGGCTTATGACCGCTTCCTGGCCATCTGCCGGCCACTCCATTATGGCACCCTCATGAACCGCAATGCCTGCCTCTGGCTTGCTATTGGCACGTGGGGAGGTGGTTGTCTGCACTCAGCCATGGAGACAGCTCTCACCTTCCGCTTGCCCTATGGACCAGGGAATGAGGTGAGGTATATCTTCTGTGACATTCCTGCTGTGCTGAAACTTGCCTGTGCTGATACAACCCTCAATGAGATGGTGACCTTGATTGATGTTGGTCTTGTAGCCATGActtgtgttttccttctcctcgtTTCTTATATGTACATTGTTTTGGCAGTCCTAAGGATTCGTAGTGCCGAGGGGCGACGGCGCGCCTTCTCTACATGTACATCCCATATCATTATTGTAATGATCTGCTATATTCCTCTAACCTTTACTTATCTAAGACCAGGAGCACAAGATCCACTGGGAGGGGTGGTGGCTGTGTTTTACACCACGGTGACTCCCTTCCTGAACCCTGTCATATACACTCTGAGAAACAAGGAGATGAAAGCTGCTGTCTTGAGACTAAGAGACAGGAAAACATAG
- the LOC117058489 gene encoding olfactory receptor 4E1-like, whose amino-acid sequence MEERVVPNWTVAAPNQTSVTEFILVGLSNDPGTQLVLFVVFLVVYLLTLAGNILIVVTIIHNQGLHTPMYFFLSNLSFIDVCHATVTVPKMLADFLSAAKTISFGGCVAQMFFLHLFACTEIFLLTVMAYDRYVAICNPMHYLTIMNHKVCLLLAGTIWLGGTVHSLALIGMTIKLPYCGPQKVDNFFCDVPPVIRLACTDTYVIEILIVSNSGLISVVCFVVLVVSYGIILVSLRKRFAEGRRKALSTCAAHLTVVTLFLGHCIFIYSRPSTSFSEDKVVSVFFTAVTPLLNPIIYTLRNEDMKQALNKLFGRKVAVEEK is encoded by the coding sequence ATGGAAGAACGTGTGGTTCCAAACTGGACTGTGGCAGCCCCAAACCAGACCTCGGTGACTGAGTTCATCCTCGTGGGGCTGTCCAACGACCCTGGGACGCAGCTGGTGCTCTTTGTGGTCTTCCTGGTGGTCTACCTACTCACCTTGGCTGGCAATATTCTCATTGTGGTCACCATCATCCACAACCAGGGGCTCCAcactcccatgtacttcttcctgagCAACCTCTCCTTCATCGATGTCTGCCACGCCACGGTCACTGTACCCAAAATGCTGGCTGACTTCCTCTCGGCTGCAAAGACCATCTCCTTTGGGGGCTGCGTGGCCCAGATGTTCTTCCTCCACCTCTTTGCCTGCACTGAGATCTTCCTCCTCACCGTCATGGCCTATGACCGCTATGTGGCCATCTGCAACCCGATGCATTACCTCACCATCATGAACCACAAGGTCTGCCTCCTGCTGGCTGGCACGATCTGGCTGGGCGGCACGGTGCACTCTCTCGCCTTGATTGGCATGACCATCAAGCTACCCTACTGTGGGCCCCAGAAGGTCGACAACTTCTTCTGTGATGTCCCCCCGGTCATCAGGCTTGCATGCACAGACACCTACGTCATTGAGATCCTCATTGTTTCCAACTCGGGGCTGATCTCTGTGGTCTGCTTCGTGGTCCTGGTGGTCTCCTACGGCATCATCCTGGTCTCCCTCCGCAAACGTTTTGCGGAAGGCCGACGCAAGGCACTCTCGACATGCGCAGCCCACCTCACGGTGGTGACCCTCTTCCTGGGGCACTGCATCTTCATTTATTCCCGCCCCTCCACCAGCTTCTCGGAGGACAAGGTGGTGTCTGTCTTCTTCACTGCCGTCACCCCTCTGCTGAACCCCATCATCTACACGCTGAGGAACGAGGATATGAAGCAGGCGCTCAACAAACTGTTTGGCAGGAAGGTGGCGGTGGAGGAAAAGTGA